In Necator americanus strain Aroian chromosome IV, whole genome shotgun sequence, the following proteins share a genomic window:
- a CDS encoding hypothetical protein (NECATOR_CHRIV.G16828.T1): protein MRLRTTAEDVNSGSLSAHAPTKTAEDNSKDAFYDELNALMSKIPSQQVVIVGIDANAKTGLEQQSDVQGKCKRKFRLLTPEEQRKRKMRTLKLRLEYVLTVSVSQSDIQKSKAVRSVAFDSDHRPLLLSFTAPQEKPRNSSSTEN, encoded by the exons atgcgccttcgtACGACTGCAGAGGATGTAAACTCTGGATCTCTAAGTGCCCACGCACCTACgaaaaccgctgaggacaacagtaaggacgccttctatgatgaactcaatgcgttgatgtctaaaataccaagccagcaggtggtcattgtcggaatcgacgcaaatgcgaagacaggactcgaacaacaatccgatgtgcaaggaaaatg CAAGAGAAAATTCcgccttttaacgcctgaagagcagcgcaagcggaagatgaggactctcaaACTTCGGCTCGAGTACGTTCTGACAGTTTCCGTTTCTCAGTCGGATATCCAAAAATCCAAAGCTGTTCGGAGCGttgcgttcgactctgaccaccgacCACTTCTCCTTAGCTTCACGgctccacaagagaaaccgaggaattcctcttcaaccgaaaattga